The proteins below are encoded in one region of Microbispora sp. NBC_01189:
- a CDS encoding aminopeptidase P family protein, with translation MTGRQLNTGSHDLPIPAALDEFMRGGWAAAGETAPAPLPVAAYAAKRRARLAERLPGERLVVPSGTLLARSNDDDHRFRAHSAFAYLTGAQEPDEVLVVEPSGEARLFLRPRPSRAGSQEFYRDRRYGEFWVGRRPGLAEAEAAYQIECAPIDDLPSALRGPARVLRGVDASVDALVSPADGDAELAAVLAELRLVKDEWEIAELQQAVDATVRGFEDVVRALPAAVAHPRGERYVEGVFGLRSRLEGNAVGYQSIVASGAHACVLHWIRNDGRLDPAEMLLLDAGVEGDNLYTADVTRTLPLSGRFGPVQRQVYDLVYEAQTAAIAELRPGARFRDFHETAMRVISDGLVEWGLLTRAQAGAGLHRRYTLCSSGHMLGLDVHDCARARAESYLDGVLEEGQVLTVEPGLYLQPDDLTLPPELRGIGVRIEDDLVITSDGARLMSAALPRRADEIEDWMSALAG, from the coding sequence ATGACCGGCAGGCAGCTCAACACGGGGAGTCACGATCTCCCGATCCCGGCGGCGCTGGACGAGTTCATGCGGGGCGGCTGGGCCGCCGCCGGGGAGACCGCGCCCGCGCCGCTGCCCGTCGCCGCGTACGCGGCCAAGCGGCGGGCGCGGCTCGCCGAGCGGCTGCCCGGCGAGCGGCTGGTCGTCCCTTCGGGCACCCTGCTCGCGCGCAGCAACGACGACGACCACCGGTTCCGGGCGCACAGCGCGTTCGCGTACCTGACGGGCGCCCAGGAGCCCGACGAGGTCCTGGTCGTCGAGCCGTCCGGCGAGGCGCGGCTCTTCCTGCGCCCCCGCCCGTCCCGCGCCGGGTCGCAGGAGTTCTACCGCGACCGGCGGTACGGCGAGTTCTGGGTGGGCCGCCGGCCCGGCCTCGCCGAGGCCGAGGCGGCGTACCAGATCGAGTGCGCGCCCATCGACGACCTGCCGTCGGCGCTGCGCGGCCCGGCCCGGGTGCTGCGCGGGGTGGACGCCTCGGTCGACGCGCTGGTCTCCCCCGCGGACGGCGACGCCGAACTCGCCGCGGTCCTGGCGGAGCTGCGGCTGGTCAAGGACGAGTGGGAGATCGCGGAGTTGCAGCAGGCGGTGGACGCGACCGTGCGCGGGTTCGAGGACGTCGTGCGCGCGCTGCCCGCGGCCGTCGCGCACCCGCGCGGTGAGCGGTACGTCGAGGGTGTCTTCGGGCTGCGCTCGCGACTGGAGGGCAACGCGGTGGGCTACCAGTCCATCGTGGCCTCGGGGGCGCACGCCTGCGTGCTGCACTGGATCCGCAACGACGGGCGGCTCGACCCCGCCGAGATGCTCCTGCTCGACGCCGGGGTCGAGGGCGACAACCTCTACACGGCCGACGTCACCCGCACGCTGCCGCTGTCGGGCCGGTTCGGCCCGGTGCAGCGGCAGGTGTACGACCTGGTGTACGAGGCGCAGACGGCGGCCATCGCCGAGCTGCGCCCGGGGGCGCGCTTCCGCGACTTCCACGAGACCGCGATGCGGGTCATCTCCGACGGCCTGGTCGAGTGGGGGCTGCTCACGCGGGCGCAGGCCGGCGCGGGGCTGCACCGGCGCTACACGTTGTGCAGCAGCGGCCACATGCTCGGCCTCGACGTGCACGACTGCGCACGGGCGCGGGCGGAGAGTTACCTCGACGGCGTGCTGGAGGAGGGCCAGGTGCTGACCGTCGAGCCGGGGCTCTATCTCCAGCCCGACGACCTGACGCTGCCGCCGGAGCTGCGCGGGATCGGCGTCCGCATCGAGGACGACCTGGTGATCACGTCCGACGGCGCCCGGTTGATGTCGGCCGCGCTGCCGCGCCGCGCGGACGAGATCGAGGACTGGATGTCCGCGCTCGCCGGGTGA
- a CDS encoding CBS domain-containing protein: MLIGTILQSKGTGVATVPPDATVSELLARLAELNIGAVVVSEDGLSIDGIVSERDVVRRLHEHGAALLGRPVSSIMTAEVRTCGPDANVDDLRRTMTNHRIRHVPVVRDGRLAGIVSIGDVVKTSIQELESEREALVGYING; the protein is encoded by the coding sequence ATGCTCATCGGGACGATCTTGCAGAGCAAGGGAACAGGCGTGGCGACCGTTCCACCGGACGCGACGGTGTCAGAGCTTCTCGCCCGGCTGGCGGAGCTGAACATCGGTGCGGTGGTGGTGTCGGAGGACGGCCTGTCCATCGACGGCATCGTGTCGGAGCGCGACGTCGTCCGGCGGCTGCACGAGCACGGGGCCGCGCTGCTCGGCCGGCCCGTCTCGTCGATCATGACCGCGGAGGTGCGCACCTGCGGCCCGGACGCCAACGTGGACGACCTGCGCCGCACGATGACCAACCACCGGATCCGGCACGTGCCCGTGGTCAGGGACGGCCGCCTGGCGGGCATCGTCAGCATCGGCGACGTGGTCAAGACCTCGATCCAGGAACTGGAGAGCGAGCGGGAGGCCCTGGTCGGCTACATCAACGGCTGA
- a CDS encoding Smr/MutS family protein, which produces MKLKLDLHDIYNKGGEIDRALHGIIQEAIRKKATQVEIIPGKGSGQLKKKVLRFLEKKEIKAVYHRIDKDAKNHGRLFVYFQWK; this is translated from the coding sequence GTGAAGCTGAAGCTGGATCTCCACGACATCTACAACAAGGGCGGCGAGATCGACCGGGCGCTGCACGGCATCATCCAGGAGGCCATACGCAAGAAGGCGACCCAGGTGGAGATCATCCCTGGCAAGGGATCCGGCCAGCTCAAGAAGAAGGTGCTGCGCTTCCTGGAGAAGAAGGAGATCAAGGCGGTCTACCACCGGATCGACAAGGACGCCAAGAACCACGGCCGCCTGTTCGTCTACTTCCAGTGGAAGTAA
- a CDS encoding DUF6444 domain-containing protein, translated as MALLGQKDALIERQADQISTLLEQVEVLSAKLATVEHLLSRNSRNSSSPPSHDDDLGKPGPPEPTPPRPDTSKRSRGKQKGAPGANLAWSDTPNQRKDRFPQGRCGCGADLAGVADLGVVDRYQQHEIPLITVTAQYDQHAVVCGCGSTHVADRPEGAPAGQSATGVGYGANLRAWAVYLMVAHFIPARRVAEILESMTGSAPSLGFVHQMLRRAASARWRRPMRGSGC; from the coding sequence ATGGCGCTGTTGGGGCAGAAGGACGCGCTGATCGAGCGCCAAGCCGATCAGATCTCCACGCTGTTGGAGCAGGTGGAGGTGCTGTCCGCCAAGCTCGCGACGGTGGAACATCTGCTGTCGCGTAACAGCCGTAACTCCTCCTCGCCGCCGTCGCATGACGATGACCTGGGCAAGCCTGGGCCGCCGGAGCCGACACCGCCTCGACCGGACACGAGCAAGCGGTCCCGGGGTAAGCAGAAGGGCGCGCCAGGCGCGAATCTGGCCTGGTCGGATACCCCGAATCAGCGTAAGGACCGGTTCCCTCAAGGGCGGTGCGGGTGCGGGGCGGACCTGGCCGGGGTGGCCGATCTCGGGGTGGTGGACCGCTACCAGCAGCACGAGATCCCGCTGATCACTGTGACGGCCCAGTACGACCAGCACGCGGTGGTGTGTGGGTGCGGCAGCACGCACGTGGCCGACCGGCCCGAGGGGGCGCCCGCCGGGCAGAGCGCGACCGGCGTCGGATACGGGGCGAACCTGCGGGCCTGGGCGGTCTATCTGATGGTGGCGCACTTCATCCCGGCCCGCCGGGTAGCCGAGATCCTGGAGTCGATGACCGGCAGCGCGCCCTCGCTCGGGTTCGTCCACCAGATGCTGCGCCGTGCCGCGAGCGCGCGCTGGAGGCGGCCAATGCGCGGATCCGGATGCTGA
- a CDS encoding IS66 family transposase gives MLITLAYAICVDETQLKIGPAKPPAGKTRAERYLLVACTELYTAFLLGDRSLDTFKKFIFADLDGSMIVHDRYKAYDSTELIDLGGRFEHQFCAAHILRDLQGAAETYPDANWPTQIADALRALIHLANTAREQGRDQIPHLAREEHLTWLRRGVAVGLAETLHHGNRPGERKARLLLEFLRDRREEMLRFAVDLNVPPTSNQAERDLRPSKICQNISGRLASEDRAADRYAILGYLSTVAKHGRNKISISRTPCSAAPGCPCCPPQADTASLHTRTRLHTATAACLNDHLLNVCM, from the coding sequence ATGCTGATCACGCTCGCGTACGCGATCTGCGTGGATGAGACCCAGCTGAAGATCGGCCCGGCCAAACCCCCGGCGGGCAAGACCCGCGCGGAGCGGTATCTGCTGGTGGCGTGCACCGAGTTGTACACCGCGTTCCTGCTCGGCGATCGCTCCCTGGACACCTTCAAGAAGTTCATCTTCGCCGACCTGGACGGGTCGATGATCGTACACGACCGGTACAAGGCGTATGACTCGACCGAGTTGATCGACCTCGGCGGCCGATTCGAGCACCAATTTTGCGCCGCGCACATCCTTCGTGACCTTCAAGGGGCGGCCGAGACCTACCCGGACGCGAACTGGCCCACCCAGATCGCCGACGCGCTGCGCGCCCTGATCCATCTGGCCAACACCGCCCGCGAGCAGGGCCGTGACCAGATCCCCCACCTCGCCCGCGAGGAACACCTGACCTGGCTGCGGCGCGGCGTCGCGGTCGGCCTGGCCGAGACCCTTCACCACGGCAACCGGCCCGGCGAACGCAAAGCCCGACTGCTGCTGGAGTTCCTGCGCGACCGGCGCGAGGAGATGCTGCGCTTCGCCGTCGATCTGAACGTTCCACCCACCTCCAACCAGGCCGAACGCGACCTGCGGCCAAGCAAGATCTGCCAGAACATCTCCGGACGGCTGGCCAGCGAGGACCGCGCCGCCGACCGATACGCCATCCTCGGCTACCTGTCCACCGTGGCCAAACACGGCCGCAACAAGATATCGATCTCAAGAACGCCCTGCTCGGCCGCCCCTGGATGCCCGTGCTGCCCGCCGCAGGCTGACACGGCGTCCCTGCACACCCGCACTCGACTACACACAGCGACCGCGGCCTGTCTAAACGATCACCTGCTGAATGTTTGCATGTGA
- a CDS encoding DUF4082 domain-containing protein yields the protein MADLASDKLEPPSMGGHTVDKVLEAAKERAKKLGKRVEVPSRFSENMKVWANEDGKTLHAELRTSPIHLEVESKDGKKTWKAIDTTIVQQADGSYSAKFVKTPLKFGGENSKTVVTASGAEGKAVVGWGKKLPKPTVDGNKIIYRDAVAAGADLVVTALPDGFTQEVVLRERPKAPLTINMPVTPPKGMTYGTAADGSTPQLKSAQGPAKSAPLTVQAVDAVAAESFDAGRTARVPVAVQKTALGTSLVLRTDQTFLSRADVTYPVTLSMNGTYVGAGLAGDTFVAKNTPSTNYSNGYLRVGTTSTSADIARVYAKFTVNGTDLDYATIHNADYMLWNYRSGGAGTAGTNCGEIGSGIVTRRVTSQMNISTMTWGSGQPSYTTTGQVGVKYGYSDTAGCPGPGELVYSIESIVQEWANGTPDDGLVMMAPSESAVLNWRQYRSQETGTHDREMPDHEPILFVEYEPAPTKTEGIFMPYQDTEPTEQEIAAYTFTSQTMPEPPAVTDQEALGLRENATGYALEDSSVGFNVPDDMTREEWLESIEAVHPPVITALDVSPASVVDGVKVTSSLTPELQVWAQDPAGGTLRVEYEIEHDPAAPAQGSGQIWSGAVDDVASGQPAKVPVEAGKLSDGWQTRWRARAVAGGSHASPWSEWQSLKVDIPKPSSSVSGMTFGDHSDNGYVLFTGADGSQLTYTRQADGTYKRDSDPTDASKVVKDSPIQFTHTAADGVKTVLTAVSVPATAPARLFADTATPAVAAVDESASVELGVAFTADKPGLITGVRFYKGPGNTGTHIGNLWTTSGQNLATGTFTDETESGWQTLTFSAPVQVVPGVTYVASYFAPAGHYSFSDNFFSTATDSPPLHAPATTETYGGNGVYAYGTSSLMPSGSYHGGNYWVDVEFVPNQGQPDPALSTVSATHLFGAAATPGTAASTDLGSLELGVKFTADKPGFITGVRFYKGPGNTGAHVGNLWTASGQNLATGTFTGESESGWQTLTFTAPVQVTSGTTYVVSYFAPVGHYAFDANYFATATNSPPLHAPATTGVYGGNGVYTYSAASQFPTSTYGGGNYWVDVNFASNLTRWVISSIQPGDEPLAQTDGPVIRTDKSFKPQTSTLRTTAAVAAAKKFPYYHLEHDDCRGMITSNHTKEIAYSGSFSFCYELMIGENVKEQNRLGVWVIKGSWRARMTMVFRTYVGKAKGNTTARDSGIAGLNSRQITASIKMDRFSPGGSLISDWRTRHAQVGLGLSGQGCQSSHPNGREDTAGSWHDGTGFGMTINGYWAGIPYQDLRSFCRVLPWIKYTDNVDLTESFHHLDPDNSPQTFRCDSSPKITSYTGGCVVWSMRPVFVLDQNDSKVDESASHILKALYDSQKTVPVPSPGVSKTVPGLFNPSNKGCSGVPKAASGGLRTTPRVG from the coding sequence ATGGCGGATCTCGCCTCCGACAAGCTCGAACCTCCTTCCATGGGGGGCCATACCGTTGACAAGGTCCTGGAGGCGGCCAAAGAGAGGGCCAAGAAGTTGGGCAAGCGTGTCGAGGTTCCGTCACGCTTTAGCGAGAACATGAAGGTGTGGGCAAACGAAGACGGCAAGACGCTCCACGCCGAACTACGCACCTCGCCCATCCATCTTGAGGTTGAGAGCAAGGACGGCAAGAAGACCTGGAAAGCGATCGACACGACGATCGTCCAGCAGGCGGATGGCTCGTACTCGGCCAAGTTCGTCAAGACGCCGCTGAAGTTCGGCGGCGAGAACTCCAAGACCGTCGTCACCGCATCCGGGGCAGAGGGTAAGGCGGTCGTCGGTTGGGGGAAGAAGCTTCCGAAGCCGACGGTCGACGGCAACAAGATCATCTATCGTGATGCGGTCGCAGCCGGGGCGGACCTGGTCGTCACGGCTCTGCCTGACGGGTTCACCCAGGAAGTCGTGCTGCGCGAACGCCCCAAGGCTCCGCTCACTATCAACATGCCGGTGACGCCACCGAAAGGCATGACTTACGGCACCGCGGCTGACGGCAGCACACCGCAACTGAAGTCCGCCCAGGGTCCGGCGAAGAGTGCGCCGCTGACCGTCCAGGCCGTCGACGCGGTCGCAGCCGAGTCATTCGACGCCGGGCGGACCGCGAGAGTTCCGGTCGCCGTCCAGAAGACGGCGTTGGGCACCAGCCTCGTACTCAGGACAGACCAGACCTTCCTGTCGCGCGCCGACGTGACCTACCCGGTGACGCTGTCCATGAACGGCACCTATGTGGGCGCGGGACTGGCCGGAGACACCTTCGTCGCCAAGAATACCCCCTCGACCAACTACTCCAACGGCTACCTGCGGGTCGGCACCACCTCCACCAGCGCGGACATTGCCCGGGTCTACGCCAAGTTCACCGTCAACGGCACCGATCTGGACTACGCGACGATCCACAACGCCGACTACATGCTCTGGAACTACCGTTCCGGCGGCGCCGGCACGGCCGGCACCAACTGCGGGGAAATCGGGAGCGGCATTGTCACCCGCAGGGTGACCTCGCAGATGAACATCTCCACGATGACCTGGGGCAGCGGCCAGCCCAGTTACACCACGACCGGCCAGGTCGGCGTGAAATACGGCTACAGCGACACGGCGGGCTGTCCCGGGCCGGGCGAGCTGGTCTACTCGATCGAGAGCATCGTGCAGGAGTGGGCGAACGGCACGCCCGACGATGGCCTGGTGATGATGGCCCCCTCTGAGAGCGCCGTGCTCAACTGGCGGCAGTACCGGTCCCAGGAGACCGGCACGCACGACCGTGAAATGCCCGACCACGAGCCGATCCTGTTCGTCGAGTACGAGCCCGCACCGACGAAGACCGAGGGCATCTTCATGCCTTATCAGGATACGGAACCGACAGAACAGGAGATCGCTGCCTACACGTTCACCTCACAGACCATGCCGGAACCCCCGGCCGTAACGGACCAAGAGGCGTTAGGCCTCCGGGAGAACGCCACCGGGTACGCTCTTGAAGATTCCTCTGTGGGGTTCAATGTTCCGGACGACATGACCAGAGAAGAATGGCTCGAGTCGATCGAAGCGGTTCATCCACCGGTGATCACGGCGTTGGATGTCTCTCCGGCGAGCGTGGTGGATGGCGTGAAGGTGACGTCGTCCTTGACACCTGAGTTGCAGGTGTGGGCGCAGGATCCGGCCGGTGGCACGCTCCGCGTGGAGTATGAGATCGAGCACGACCCTGCCGCGCCTGCCCAAGGTAGCGGGCAGATCTGGTCCGGGGCGGTGGACGACGTCGCCTCTGGCCAGCCGGCGAAGGTGCCGGTCGAGGCGGGGAAGCTGAGCGACGGCTGGCAAACGCGCTGGCGTGCGCGCGCGGTCGCGGGCGGCAGCCATGCTTCGCCGTGGTCTGAGTGGCAGTCGCTGAAGGTGGACATACCCAAGCCAAGCTCGTCGGTGTCTGGCATGACCTTCGGGGATCACTCCGACAACGGGTACGTGCTGTTCACCGGCGCGGACGGCTCTCAGCTCACCTACACCCGGCAGGCGGACGGCACCTATAAGCGCGACTCCGACCCTACCGACGCTTCCAAAGTGGTCAAGGATTCACCCATCCAGTTCACCCACACCGCCGCTGATGGAGTCAAGACCGTCTTAACGGCCGTCAGCGTGCCTGCGACCGCTCCCGCACGCCTTTTCGCCGATACTGCCACTCCGGCGGTGGCGGCGGTTGATGAGTCCGCCTCGGTGGAGTTGGGGGTAGCGTTCACCGCCGACAAGCCCGGGCTCATCACGGGGGTTCGGTTCTACAAGGGGCCGGGGAACACCGGGACGCATATCGGAAACCTGTGGACCACCTCCGGGCAGAATCTGGCCACCGGGACCTTCACTGACGAGACCGAGTCAGGATGGCAGACGCTCACCTTCTCCGCACCGGTCCAGGTGGTTCCCGGTGTGACATATGTGGCGTCTTACTTCGCCCCCGCCGGGCACTACTCGTTCAGCGACAACTTCTTCAGCACGGCCACCGACAGCCCTCCGCTGCACGCCCCGGCCACCACGGAGACCTACGGCGGCAACGGCGTCTACGCCTACGGCACCTCCTCCCTGATGCCGTCCGGCAGTTATCACGGAGGCAATTACTGGGTGGATGTCGAGTTCGTTCCCAACCAGGGCCAACCTGATCCCGCCCTGTCGACGGTGAGCGCCACGCACCTGTTCGGCGCGGCGGCGACCCCGGGGACCGCGGCCTCCACCGACCTTGGCTCATTGGAGTTGGGGGTCAAGTTCACCGCCGACAAGCCCGGGTTCATCACGGGGGTTCGGTTCTACAAGGGGCCGGGAAACACCGGCGCGCACGTCGGGAACCTATGGACCGCCTCCGGACAGAATCTGGCGACCGGGACGTTCACGGGGGAGAGCGAATCTGGGTGGCAGACACTCACCTTCACTGCACCGGTTCAGGTGACTTCAGGTACGACATATGTGGTGTCCTACTTCGCCCCCGTCGGCCACTACGCGTTCGACGCCAACTATTTCGCCACGGCGACGAACAGCCCTCCGCTGCATGCCCCGGCCACCACAGGTGTGTACGGCGGCAACGGCGTCTACACCTACAGCGCAGCCTCCCAGTTCCCCACCAGTACCTACGGTGGCGGCAACTACTGGGTCGACGTGAACTTCGCCTCAAACTTGACGCGCTGGGTCATCAGCAGCATCCAGCCGGGAGACGAGCCGCTTGCTCAAACCGATGGACCCGTGATTCGTACTGACAAGAGTTTCAAACCGCAGACTTCTACGCTTCGGACCACTGCGGCTGTCGCCGCAGCGAAGAAGTTCCCGTACTATCACCTCGAACACGACGATTGCCGGGGGATGATCACCAGCAACCACACGAAAGAGATTGCATACTCGGGTTCCTTCAGCTTCTGTTATGAGTTGATGATCGGCGAAAACGTGAAGGAGCAGAACAGGCTGGGAGTGTGGGTCATCAAGGGGTCGTGGCGCGCTCGGATGACCATGGTTTTCCGCACTTACGTCGGCAAGGCCAAGGGCAACACGACGGCAAGAGACTCCGGAATTGCCGGACTTAATAGTCGCCAGATCACAGCCTCGATCAAAATGGACCGATTCAGTCCAGGGGGATCTCTCATCAGTGACTGGAGAACCCGGCACGCCCAGGTCGGCCTCGGATTGAGCGGCCAAGGTTGCCAGAGCAGTCACCCGAACGGGCGCGAGGACACAGCCGGGTCATGGCACGATGGGACCGGCTTTGGAATGACCATCAACGGGTACTGGGCCGGGATTCCGTACCAGGACCTGAGGAGCTTCTGTCGAGTGCTTCCATGGATCAAATACACCGACAACGTTGATCTAACCGAGAGCTTCCATCACCTGGACCCCGATAATTCACCACAGACTTTCCGCTGCGACAGTTCACCGAAGATCACAAGCTACACGGGCGGCTGTGTCGTTTGGTCGATGCGCCCGGTCTTCGTGCTCGACCAGAACGATTCTAAGGTAGACGAATCCGCCAGCCACATCCTCAAGGCGCTCTATGACAGCCAGAAAACCGTTCCGGTACCCAGTCCAGGAGTTTCGAAGACAGTGCCCGGGCTATTCAACCCAAGCAACAAGGGCTGCTCTGGCGTTCCCAAAGCTGCCTCCGGAGGACTACGGACAACGCCAAGGGTGGGTTGA
- a CDS encoding NucA/NucB deoxyribonuclease domain-containing protein: MIDQNRNVAIPTCRNQIRRYTSPDSCDEFPFASTYQGASRAGISYSVDLIDVKDNCTSGSRLGAWYQRNRILDDDPFWVDVIRKRETVPASGAPGLIASDPTPEEILDYDGCTVDGVS, translated from the coding sequence TTGATCGACCAGAATCGTAACGTCGCCATCCCGACTTGCAGGAACCAGATCCGCCGGTACACCAGCCCTGATAGTTGCGACGAGTTCCCCTTCGCCTCCACCTACCAAGGTGCGAGCCGAGCGGGTATCAGCTACTCGGTGGACCTTATAGACGTGAAGGACAACTGCACGTCGGGTTCCCGGTTGGGCGCTTGGTATCAGCGAAATCGGATTCTCGACGATGACCCATTCTGGGTCGATGTGATTCGAAAGCGCGAAACAGTCCCAGCCAGCGGTGCTCCTGGGCTAATTGCAAGCGATCCCACGCCCGAGGAGATTCTCGACTACGACGGCTGCACGGTCGACGGCGTTAGTTAG
- a CDS encoding DUF6461 domain-containing protein, protein MSKIFSAYDGIIRQVFDEPVCVTWFQGAKTEDIVRRFGGDPEKFSEATFVDVHAASQERDPEGTYDTVILVAQKGEWTVVVEPASFRGADSALMRDLSRSGRALALYWTVNHDAGMRFAANGSVVSSFDPLEGPDPQALEWLRRVTVTAEEWREDWMAAAFAVGEELCGIRIDQDWLQQPHWAVTVSALPIRSVRSELILREDMWALVNREPRLAALVTEPTADKYGEISLIMAEMAVRTAGVEGHLIDEALRLIVSNDRGAEAQRLRAELDTLATSFWKQASAAMQAGEAALAPSHASASGRLMIKHYAVQALGGALDSDPYQAVMEAIKKGGMTQLGDENEDFLRMETLNAIRYFINHGENAL, encoded by the coding sequence ATGAGCAAAATCTTTTCTGCTTATGACGGAATCATCCGCCAGGTCTTTGATGAACCGGTTTGCGTTACCTGGTTCCAAGGGGCGAAGACAGAGGATATAGTCCGCCGATTCGGTGGCGATCCCGAGAAATTCTCGGAGGCAACCTTCGTGGACGTCCACGCAGCGAGCCAGGAACGAGATCCAGAAGGGACTTACGACACTGTGATCCTCGTGGCCCAAAAGGGAGAGTGGACGGTCGTTGTCGAGCCAGCCAGCTTCCGCGGCGCAGATTCTGCACTTATGCGGGATCTGTCGAGATCTGGACGGGCTCTCGCACTGTACTGGACGGTAAACCATGACGCGGGGATGCGCTTTGCCGCGAATGGGAGTGTAGTCTCGTCATTCGACCCTCTGGAGGGTCCAGACCCCCAGGCGCTTGAGTGGCTACGCCGTGTGACCGTGACGGCTGAGGAATGGCGTGAGGATTGGATGGCCGCTGCCTTCGCGGTCGGCGAGGAACTGTGTGGTATTCGCATCGATCAGGATTGGCTTCAGCAACCCCACTGGGCTGTCACAGTTAGTGCCCTTCCAATTCGCTCCGTCCGGTCCGAGCTGATTCTGCGCGAGGACATGTGGGCGCTGGTAAATAGGGAGCCACGGCTCGCCGCTTTGGTCACCGAGCCGACTGCGGACAAGTATGGGGAGATCTCCTTGATTATGGCGGAGATGGCAGTGCGAACCGCTGGAGTGGAAGGTCATTTGATAGATGAAGCGTTGCGTTTGATCGTCAGCAATGATAGGGGTGCGGAGGCCCAGCGGCTTCGCGCGGAGCTGGACACGTTGGCAACATCTTTCTGGAAGCAGGCAAGCGCTGCCATGCAGGCGGGCGAGGCAGCGCTTGCGCCGAGCCATGCCTCTGCATCCGGACGATTGATGATCAAGCACTATGCCGTCCAAGCTCTCGGGGGCGCCCTTGATTCTGATCCCTATCAGGCAGTGATGGAGGCCATCAAGAAAGGGGGAATGACCCAACTGGGCGACGAAAACGAGGATTTCCTTCGGATGGAGACGCTCAATGCCATCAGATACTTCATCAATCATGGCGAAAACGCCCTCTAA
- a CDS encoding transposase, with protein MRGPGRGNALRLPDNTADDHITVLTEAIAQLPARYRRRIIFRCDGAGATKDLLKWIKTTAAQDGYTWHYSVGFDVTQPIRDAIAEVPQNAWSCAITPEDKVRDRAYVADLTGLLDLADGWPDEMRVAARLEPLHPKHRKNASDLEKQRGQRFQATAHDLPGHHHPRQDAFHRDHADVESVIKDGKNLGLRRLPFYAIAANQAWCHAVALAAYLLAWLRLLVLDHHPTLATAAPTTLRRFLFQAPARLVTRARKRLIRLCTDHPHVIDLITAWQKIRALATPT; from the coding sequence CTGAGGGGGCCGGGGCGCGGTAACGCGCTCCGGCTACCCGACAACACCGCCGACGACCACATCACCGTCTTAACCGAGGCGATCGCCCAACTCCCGGCCCGCTACCGCAGGCGCATCATCTTCCGCTGCGACGGCGCGGGCGCCACTAAGGACCTCCTGAAGTGGATCAAGACCACCGCTGCGCAAGACGGCTACACCTGGCACTACAGCGTCGGCTTCGACGTCACCCAGCCGATCCGTGACGCCATCGCGGAAGTCCCGCAGAACGCGTGGTCGTGCGCGATCACGCCAGAAGACAAGGTCCGCGACCGCGCCTACGTCGCCGACCTGACCGGCCTGCTGGACCTGGCCGACGGCTGGCCCGACGAGATGCGCGTGGCGGCCCGCCTCGAACCCTTGCACCCCAAACACCGCAAGAACGCCAGCGACCTGGAAAAACAGCGCGGGCAACGGTTCCAGGCCACGGCGCATGACCTGCCTGGCCACCACCACCCCCGCCAGGACGCCTTCCACCGCGACCACGCCGACGTCGAATCGGTGATCAAGGACGGGAAGAACCTCGGGCTGCGGCGGCTCCCGTTCTACGCGATAGCCGCCAACCAGGCCTGGTGCCACGCGGTCGCCCTCGCCGCTTACCTGCTGGCCTGGTTACGCCTGCTCGTCCTCGACCACCATCCGACGCTCGCCACGGCCGCCCCCACCACCTTGCGCCGCTTCCTCTTTCAGGCCCCGGCCCGGCTCGTCACGCGAGCCCGGAAACGCCTCATCCGGCTCTGCACCGACCACCCGCATGTCATCGACCTGATCACGGCCTGGCAGAAGATCCGAGCCCTGGCCACCCCGACCTGA